A DNA window from Comamonas fluminis contains the following coding sequences:
- a CDS encoding PP0621 family protein, whose amino-acid sequence MKYLLVLIVVAIAIGIWRSKRRVADSSRPSARPATALSKPQAMVECAHCGLHLPKADAVSNAQGQLFCSAEHRRLAARSPSDR is encoded by the coding sequence ATGAAATATCTGCTGGTACTCATTGTTGTGGCTATTGCCATTGGCATCTGGCGCAGCAAGCGCCGTGTTGCAGATTCAAGCCGCCCATCCGCACGCCCAGCCACGGCACTCAGCAAACCTCAGGCCATGGTGGAATGCGCGCACTGTGGCCTGCACTTGCCAAAGGCTGATGCTGTCAGCAACGCACAGGGCCAGCTTTTCTGCAGCGCAGAGCACCGCCGACTGGCGGCGCGCTCTCCATCCGATCGGTAA
- the ffh gene encoding signal recognition particle protein, which yields MASALTDKLSRLVKEMRGQARITESNVQDMLREVRMALLEADVALPVVRDFIARVKEKALGQEVISSLQPGQVLVSIVNKELAATMGEGVADINLNAQPPAIILMAGLQGAGKTTTTAKLAKHLIEKRKKKVLTVSGDVYRPAAIEQLKTVTAQAGAEWFPSTPDQKPRDIALAALDYAKKHFFDVLLVDTAGRLAIDELLMQEIKDLHAILKPVETLFVVDAMQGQDAINTAKAFKEALPLTGIVLTKLDGDSRGGAALSVRQITGAPIKFAGVSEKIDGLEVFDADRHAQRVLGMGDIVALVEQVTKGVDMEAAQKMAEKLKSGDGFDLNDFLAQLQQMKQMGGLSQLMDKLPSELAGKAGQVDMDKAEREIKRKEGIICSMTMKERKHPALIKATRKKRIADGAGVQVQEVNRLLKEFEQMQTMMKKFKGGGLMKMMKKMGGMKAMKGMMGGGMPKLPF from the coding sequence ATGGCCTCCGCACTGACCGATAAACTTTCGCGCCTTGTCAAAGAGATGCGCGGCCAGGCCCGCATCACGGAATCCAACGTTCAGGACATGCTGCGCGAAGTGCGCATGGCCCTGCTGGAAGCCGACGTGGCCTTGCCCGTGGTGCGTGATTTCATTGCTCGCGTCAAAGAAAAAGCGCTGGGCCAGGAAGTCATCAGCTCTTTGCAGCCCGGCCAGGTGCTGGTGTCCATCGTCAACAAAGAGCTGGCTGCCACCATGGGCGAAGGCGTGGCGGATATCAACCTCAACGCCCAGCCTCCCGCCATCATTTTGATGGCCGGCCTGCAGGGTGCAGGTAAAACCACGACCACGGCCAAGCTGGCCAAGCACCTGATCGAAAAGCGCAAGAAAAAAGTACTCACTGTCTCGGGTGACGTGTATCGCCCTGCTGCTATCGAACAGCTCAAGACCGTGACTGCACAGGCGGGCGCCGAGTGGTTCCCCTCGACCCCCGACCAAAAGCCTCGCGACATTGCGCTGGCAGCCCTTGACTACGCCAAAAAGCATTTCTTTGACGTGCTGCTGGTGGACACGGCCGGTCGTCTGGCCATTGATGAACTGCTGATGCAGGAAATCAAGGACCTGCACGCCATTCTGAAGCCTGTGGAAACCCTGTTCGTGGTGGATGCCATGCAGGGTCAGGATGCGATCAACACCGCCAAGGCCTTCAAGGAAGCGCTGCCGCTGACCGGTATTGTGCTCACCAAGCTCGACGGTGATTCGCGTGGTGGTGCGGCCCTGTCCGTGCGCCAGATCACGGGTGCGCCCATCAAGTTTGCCGGTGTCTCGGAAAAGATCGATGGTCTGGAAGTCTTTGACGCCGACCGCCACGCACAGCGCGTGCTGGGCATGGGCGACATCGTGGCTCTGGTCGAGCAGGTCACCAAGGGCGTGGACATGGAAGCCGCGCAGAAGATGGCCGAGAAGCTCAAGAGCGGCGACGGCTTTGATCTGAACGATTTTCTGGCCCAGTTGCAGCAGATGAAGCAGATGGGCGGCCTGTCCCAACTGATGGACAAGCTGCCCAGCGAACTGGCGGGCAAGGCCGGTCAGGTCGATATGGACAAGGCCGAGCGCGAGATCAAGCGCAAGGAAGGCATCATCTGCTCCATGACCATGAAGGAGCGCAAGCATCCGGCTCTCATCAAGGCCACGCGCAAAAAGCGCATTGCTGATGGCGCTGGCGTGCAGGTTCAGGAAGTCAACCGTCTGCTCAAGGAGTTTGAGCAAATGCAGACCATGATGAAAAAGTTCAAGGGCGGCGGTCTGATGAAGATGATGAAGAAGATGGGCGGCATGAAGGCCATGAAGGGGATGATGGGCGGTGGCATGCCGAAGCTGCCGTTCTGA
- a CDS encoding sensor histidine kinase produces the protein MAAPQSDWQHTLIPLESAISRQADVNLKAPFVRLWQAFLSGRVLLAVALILLQTLNWQLQNISSPLVWLICSTYLALTLVMRLAAASHVPAPQAGMQWLPVIGVDIAVIFLLQLLQAGSLNYTALLAIPILISSALGGLLLAFGTTAAITLLMLGYTAWQYSHGLSDAAQTYYQTAFSCAGYFCVAYLTHELARRLRGERAAAMYNQLRTQTQEQVNALVINHLSDGVLVVDSSQQVLQANPAALRLLGLPEHHSQHFSLQTQAWWHPLTEVVQATFTHARPLSVTVHLQSSAQSGVTGLDVRARVTEMTASFIDSNSSIDAAHSLCVMFLHDLREMEAQLRTEKLASMGRMSAAVAHEIRNPLAAITQANALLAEDLGSQPTHQQLCRIVGQNADRLARIAEEILNIARVQQSGDASPPQTLNLDTHLALSVQEWQSQTSPPRLLTLQLNAPARHIVFDEEHLRRVLINLLDNAQRHRSSAQDIASLQLISGYGCEELRDSHASQQDSSWFMVWSDGAPLESSVQRHLFEPFFSSQSRSSGLGLYICRELCQRYGASISYQRMKRDGVDGNAFIVSLHTSPAASSDRSLFDSIMV, from the coding sequence ATGGCGGCACCCCAATCTGACTGGCAGCACACGCTGATTCCGCTGGAGTCCGCCATCAGCCGCCAGGCCGATGTCAACCTGAAAGCACCGTTTGTTCGCCTCTGGCAGGCTTTTCTCAGTGGCCGTGTGCTGCTGGCTGTGGCTCTGATACTGCTGCAGACGCTGAACTGGCAGCTGCAAAACATCAGCTCGCCCCTGGTCTGGCTGATCTGCAGCACCTATCTGGCGCTGACGCTTGTCATGCGGCTGGCCGCCGCCAGCCATGTGCCGGCACCACAGGCAGGCATGCAGTGGCTGCCTGTGATTGGTGTGGATATTGCCGTGATTTTCCTGCTGCAGCTGCTGCAGGCAGGTTCTCTGAACTACACCGCGCTGCTGGCCATTCCCATTCTGATTTCATCAGCGCTGGGCGGCCTGCTGCTGGCCTTTGGCACCACTGCCGCCATCACGTTGCTGATGCTGGGCTACACCGCGTGGCAGTACTCCCACGGCCTGAGCGACGCTGCACAGACTTACTATCAGACGGCTTTTTCCTGCGCAGGCTATTTCTGCGTGGCCTACCTGACGCATGAACTGGCCAGGCGCTTGCGCGGAGAGCGGGCTGCCGCCATGTACAACCAGCTGCGCACGCAGACCCAGGAGCAGGTCAATGCGCTGGTGATCAACCACCTCTCGGATGGTGTGCTGGTGGTGGATTCCAGTCAACAAGTCTTGCAGGCCAATCCTGCGGCACTGCGTCTTCTGGGCCTTCCTGAGCACCACTCACAGCATTTTTCGCTGCAAACGCAAGCCTGGTGGCACCCTTTGACGGAAGTGGTGCAGGCCACGTTTACCCACGCCCGCCCCCTGTCCGTCACCGTGCATCTGCAAAGCAGTGCGCAAAGCGGCGTCACAGGTCTGGATGTCCGGGCACGCGTGACAGAGATGACGGCGTCTTTCATCGACAGCAACTCCAGCATCGATGCCGCCCATTCGCTGTGCGTGATGTTTCTGCACGACCTTCGGGAAATGGAAGCACAGCTGCGCACCGAAAAGCTGGCCTCCATGGGCCGCATGTCGGCTGCGGTGGCCCACGAAATTCGCAACCCATTGGCCGCCATTACCCAGGCCAATGCCTTGCTGGCTGAGGATCTGGGCAGTCAGCCCACCCATCAGCAGCTATGCCGCATCGTGGGCCAGAATGCCGACCGGCTGGCCCGCATCGCGGAAGAGATTCTCAACATTGCCCGCGTTCAGCAAAGCGGTGATGCCAGCCCCCCTCAAACCTTGAATCTGGACACCCACCTGGCGCTGAGTGTGCAGGAGTGGCAAAGTCAGACTTCGCCGCCCCGCCTGCTGACGCTGCAGCTCAATGCACCAGCTCGCCACATCGTCTTTGATGAAGAGCATCTGCGCCGCGTGCTCATCAACCTGCTGGACAATGCCCAGCGCCACCGCAGCAGCGCCCAGGACATTGCCAGCCTGCAGCTAATCAGCGGCTACGGCTGCGAAGAGCTGCGTGACAGCCATGCATCCCAGCAGGACAGCAGCTGGTTCATGGTCTGGAGCGATGGCGCGCCGCTGGAAAGCAGTGTGCAGCGCCATCTGTTCGAGCCTTTTTTCTCGTCGCAAAGCCGCTCCAGCGGCCTGGGTCTGTATATCTGCCGTGAGCTGTGCCAGCGCTATGGCGCCAGCATCAGCTACCAGCGTATGAAACGCGATGGCGTCGATGGCAATGCCTTCATCGTCAGCCTGCACACCAGCCCCGCGGCATCCTCAGACCGTTCCCTGTTTGACTCGATCATGGTGTAA
- a CDS encoding response regulator, which translates to MLNVLYRQFLESYADAFFLQNSEGRFLDVNEQACISLGYRREELLQMRVHEIAADYNDADLQRMWDDTAPGANYVIQDHHYRKDGSVLPVEVTISCQLVDGEKHYFTLARDMTETNRQVDEINKLNAELQQQIQERTRQWQDSTRLLNSVMRGTSDIVFVKDLQGRYLFANPASDKVARVPEGGTIGKTDEELLGGKNSFADDDAQALASPEPVVSLAYAVVDGQKHVFQSIKSQYLDEQGRVIGLLGISRDITQIHAAEQQLRMSYDSLRRAERLSRIGSWTLDIATGEFLASDMMYEMNGVDPKGPRLTPEDLQGLMSPADHAKVVEAINLCAQTGQSYTLDVIHTTADRGSFPACILGQADRDEQDNIISISGTVQDLSEREDAKLRLEALADNLPSGAIFRLEKDGPGLRLSYISAGVERLIGISAASIMADRQNYLNSIHPDDLEEYNQLMNLSFQQLTLFDHSFRIISPGGTERWLRCRSAPRRMESGVVWDGILLDITREREAELALKQAKETAESAERAKSDFLATMSHEIRTPMNTVIGMTRLVQQTPLSPKQRNYLEKVELSANALLSIINDILDYSKIEAGMLALEAVEFALDDILETVSAVTTLRAEEKGIEVVYSIAPEVPRHLRGDPLRLSQVLNNLVSNAIKFTHHGEVVVAIELERPALLSTRAPETHILRISVRDTGIGMNAGQISQLFRPFSQADSQTTRRYGGTGLGLAICHRLVQLMGGQFDVQSQIGVGSIFVFTVQMQATATPNIRPQLYRVGAADRVLIVDDNASARDILSTMVRGFGMRTDTVESGDKALAALHMASRSGSPYCLVLMDWRMPGMDGLEVARRIREEERLSTTPAVLMVTAYGREEVLRQADRLGLQGLLVKPVTESVLFNSILEILQSYGPNHTPAPSLSAPPSMSGMPALQRYPQLKGLRVLVVDDNALNREVAADFLELVGVSVETANDGLCALQALEAKTFDIVLMDVHMPNMDGLQATRAIRNTPALSHLPVIALTAQARLEDKDAIEAAGMNAHLSKPIDEFQLYETLCQWLPSAQASAPGPEAAFISADAAPENLQSQQYRVDMQQVQQRFRGNTNLIGRVLNGFFRDFSNAPAQMQEMLQQSQWQDLGMLAHTLKGSLGYLGADALMQEAAEIEALTRQSPHSEIPQPMEVQQQLRQRVPLFGQHLELLLASLPGAQSPQPASSASTAGHSASPEVKEAVERLRQFIVDGDYAALEEFERLQRLLDMRRHGVLLQKIRKNVEDLEAEAALQELSHLEQQLRMTSPSQPNSSYPQE; encoded by the coding sequence ATGCTCAATGTGCTGTATCGCCAGTTTCTAGAAAGCTATGCCGATGCGTTTTTCCTGCAAAACAGCGAAGGCCGCTTTCTGGATGTCAATGAGCAGGCTTGCATCAGCCTGGGCTACCGCCGTGAAGAGCTGCTGCAAATGCGGGTTCACGAAATCGCTGCGGACTACAACGATGCCGATCTGCAGCGCATGTGGGACGATACCGCCCCTGGCGCCAACTATGTGATTCAGGATCACCACTACCGCAAGGATGGCAGCGTGCTTCCGGTGGAAGTCACCATCAGCTGCCAGCTGGTCGATGGCGAAAAACACTATTTCACGCTGGCGCGCGACATGACGGAGACCAACCGCCAGGTTGACGAGATCAACAAGCTCAATGCCGAACTGCAGCAGCAGATTCAGGAGCGCACCCGCCAGTGGCAGGATTCGACCCGGCTGCTCAATTCGGTGATGCGCGGAACCTCAGACATTGTCTTCGTCAAAGACCTGCAGGGGCGTTATCTGTTCGCCAACCCTGCATCGGACAAGGTGGCCCGCGTGCCCGAAGGCGGCACCATCGGCAAGACGGACGAAGAGCTGCTGGGCGGCAAGAACAGCTTTGCCGATGATGATGCCCAGGCGCTGGCCAGCCCGGAGCCTGTGGTCTCTCTGGCCTATGCCGTTGTGGATGGACAAAAGCATGTTTTCCAGTCCATCAAGAGCCAGTACCTGGACGAGCAGGGCCGGGTCATAGGCCTGCTGGGCATCTCGCGCGACATCACGCAAATTCACGCCGCCGAGCAGCAGTTGCGCATGAGCTATGACTCGCTGCGCCGGGCCGAGCGCCTGTCGCGCATCGGCAGCTGGACGCTGGACATTGCCACAGGCGAATTTCTGGCCTCGGACATGATGTACGAGATGAATGGCGTGGACCCCAAAGGCCCGCGCCTGACTCCCGAAGATTTGCAAGGTTTGATGAGCCCGGCCGACCACGCCAAGGTTGTGGAAGCCATCAACCTGTGCGCACAGACGGGCCAGTCATACACACTGGATGTAATCCACACCACCGCCGACCGCGGCAGCTTTCCGGCCTGCATTCTGGGCCAGGCCGATCGCGATGAGCAGGACAACATCATCAGCATCAGCGGCACGGTGCAGGATCTGTCTGAGCGCGAAGATGCCAAGCTGCGCCTGGAGGCGCTGGCCGACAACCTGCCCAGCGGCGCCATCTTCCGTCTGGAAAAAGATGGCCCCGGGCTGCGACTGAGCTATATCAGCGCCGGTGTGGAGCGCTTGATCGGTATCTCTGCCGCGTCCATCATGGCGGACCGGCAAAACTACCTGAACTCCATCCACCCCGATGATCTGGAGGAATACAACCAGCTGATGAATTTGTCGTTTCAGCAGCTCACGCTGTTTGATCACAGTTTTCGCATCATCAGCCCCGGTGGTACAGAGCGCTGGCTGCGCTGCCGATCGGCCCCCAGACGCATGGAAAGCGGCGTGGTCTGGGATGGCATCCTGCTGGACATCACCCGCGAGCGCGAGGCCGAACTGGCACTCAAGCAGGCCAAGGAAACGGCAGAAAGCGCGGAACGCGCCAAGTCTGACTTTCTGGCCACCATGAGCCACGAAATCCGCACGCCGATGAATACCGTCATCGGCATGACCCGGCTGGTGCAGCAGACGCCGCTGTCGCCCAAGCAGCGCAACTATCTGGAGAAGGTGGAACTGTCGGCCAACGCGCTGCTGTCCATCATCAACGACATCCTGGACTATTCCAAGATCGAAGCGGGCATGCTGGCGCTGGAGGCCGTGGAGTTCGCGCTGGACGATATTCTGGAAACGGTCTCGGCTGTCACCACCTTGCGTGCCGAGGAAAAAGGCATTGAAGTCGTCTATTCGATTGCACCGGAAGTGCCGCGCCATCTGCGGGGCGACCCGCTGCGGCTGAGCCAGGTACTCAACAACCTGGTGAGCAATGCCATCAAGTTCACCCACCATGGGGAAGTCGTTGTCGCTATCGAGCTGGAGCGCCCGGCACTGCTGTCCACTCGCGCGCCGGAGACCCATATTCTTCGCATCAGCGTGCGCGACACTGGCATAGGCATGAATGCGGGGCAGATTTCCCAGCTCTTCCGCCCGTTCTCTCAGGCCGATAGCCAGACCACGCGCCGCTATGGCGGCACCGGTCTGGGCCTTGCCATCTGTCACAGGCTGGTTCAGCTCATGGGCGGCCAGTTCGATGTGCAAAGCCAGATCGGCGTGGGCAGCATCTTTGTATTCACGGTGCAGATGCAGGCCACCGCCACGCCCAATATCCGCCCCCAGCTCTACCGTGTGGGCGCTGCCGATCGGGTGCTGATCGTGGATGACAATGCCAGCGCACGCGACATTCTCAGCACCATGGTGCGCGGCTTTGGCATGCGCACCGACACGGTGGAAAGCGGCGACAAGGCGCTGGCTGCGCTGCACATGGCCTCACGCAGTGGCTCGCCCTACTGTCTGGTGCTGATGGACTGGCGCATGCCAGGCATGGATGGCCTGGAAGTGGCGCGCCGCATTCGCGAGGAGGAGCGCCTGTCCACCACCCCGGCCGTGTTGATGGTGACGGCATACGGGCGCGAGGAAGTTCTGCGTCAGGCGGATCGTCTGGGTCTTCAGGGTCTGCTCGTCAAGCCGGTGACGGAGTCCGTGCTCTTCAATTCCATTCTGGAAATTCTGCAGTCCTACGGCCCGAACCATACCCCTGCGCCCTCCCTCTCTGCGCCGCCATCCATGTCCGGCATGCCTGCGCTGCAACGTTATCCACAGCTCAAGGGGCTTCGCGTGCTGGTGGTGGATGACAACGCACTGAACCGCGAAGTGGCAGCCGACTTTCTGGAACTGGTCGGCGTGAGCGTGGAGACCGCCAACGATGGCCTGTGCGCACTGCAGGCACTGGAAGCCAAGACCTTCGATATCGTGCTCATGGACGTTCATATGCCCAATATGGACGGCCTGCAAGCCACCCGGGCCATTCGCAACACGCCAGCACTGAGTCATCTGCCCGTGATTGCCCTGACAGCCCAGGCCCGCCTGGAAGACAAGGACGCCATCGAAGCCGCCGGCATGAATGCGCATCTGAGCAAGCCCATTGATGAGTTTCAGCTCTATGAAACGCTGTGCCAGTGGCTGCCTTCTGCCCAGGCATCTGCCCCCGGCCCGGAAGCTGCCTTCATCAGCGCTGATGCAGCGCCCGAAAACCTGCAGAGCCAGCAATACCGGGTGGACATGCAGCAGGTGCAGCAACGCTTTCGCGGCAACACCAATCTGATTGGGCGTGTGCTCAACGGCTTTTTCCGGGACTTCAGCAATGCGCCCGCACAGATGCAGGAAATGCTGCAGCAAAGCCAGTGGCAAGACCTTGGCATGCTGGCCCACACCCTTAAAGGCTCGCTGGGCTATCTGGGTGCAGATGCATTGATGCAGGAAGCTGCCGAAATCGAAGCGCTGACGCGGCAATCTCCGCACAGCGAAATTCCCCAGCCCATGGAAGTTCAGCAGCAACTGCGCCAGCGCGTTCCCTTATTTGGCCAGCATCTCGAACTGCTGCTGGCCAGCCTGCCGGGAGCGCAAAGCCCGCAACCGGCCAGCAGCGCCAGCACCGCAGGCCACAGCGCATCGCCCGAAGTCAAGGAAGCTGTGGAACGACTGCGGCAGTTCATTGTGGACGGCGACTACGCGGCGCTGGAAGAATTTGAAAGACTTCAGCGCCTGCTGGACATGCGCCGCCATGGGGTGCTGCTGCAGAAAATCCGCAAAAATGTCGAAGACTTGGAAGCCGAGGCCGCTCTGCAAGAGCTCTCGCACCTTGAGCAACAACTGCGAATGACCTCGCCATCGCAGCCAAACTCCTCCTATCCACAAGAATAA
- a CDS encoding C40 family peptidase: protein MKVQASTSMDLGLPQDSQRRVALMAGAGSLLALLAGCSSKPPARPTQAAQSSSGGGARAVNSLNLSDDLREGMLARTMLVVNTPYTYGGNSPEGGFDCSGLIQWAVGGVTERRLPRTTSQWAQSSNPVSGRDLLRGDFVFFNTLGGRYSHMGIFVGNGQFVHAPSTGGTVQRVRMDNVYFAKRFTEARSIFA, encoded by the coding sequence ATGAAAGTACAAGCTAGCACCTCCATGGATTTGGGCTTGCCGCAGGATTCACAGCGGCGCGTGGCGCTGATGGCGGGCGCCGGTTCGCTGCTGGCTTTGCTGGCGGGCTGTTCGTCCAAGCCACCCGCAAGACCGACACAGGCCGCGCAAAGCAGCAGCGGCGGCGGTGCCAGGGCGGTCAATTCGCTGAATCTGTCCGACGATCTGCGCGAAGGCATGCTGGCACGCACCATGCTGGTGGTGAACACGCCTTATACCTATGGCGGTAATTCACCCGAAGGCGGCTTTGACTGCAGTGGGCTGATTCAGTGGGCGGTAGGCGGCGTGACCGAGCGCAGGCTGCCGCGCACCACATCGCAGTGGGCGCAGTCCAGCAACCCGGTCTCGGGGCGTGATCTGCTGCGCGGCGACTTTGTCTTTTTCAATACGCTGGGCGGGCGCTATTCGCACATGGGTATTTTTGTGGGCAACGGGCAGTTTGTGCATGCGCCATCCACCGGCGGGACGGTGCAGCGAGTGCGCATGGATAACGTGTATTTCGCCAAGCGATTTACCGAGGCAAGAAGTATTTTTGCCTGA
- a CDS encoding diguanylate cyclase, whose protein sequence is MLEELEQEQPTILIVDDERVNRTMLAELLGQQYRVLLAKDGPGALTIANREAHRLMLILLDVSMPGMDGYEVLAQLRGNEATANIPIIFITGQSDAAAEEYGLRLGAADYVSKPIRPAVVSVRVRNQIEMALQRRTLERLAHVDGLTSLSNRRHFDDMLQRTSRRCLRTGEPLGLALIDIDHFKQYNDHYGHIQGDEALKSVAHTLMQHARRPFDIAARFGGEEFALILPGHTEPQTLVEQFRQDVAGMGISHAASQTASHLTVSCGVLTIAHPGDETIEEWLQKVDSLLYEAKTHGRNRVQAATYQLD, encoded by the coding sequence ATGCTGGAAGAACTGGAACAAGAGCAACCCACCATCCTCATCGTTGATGATGAGCGCGTCAATCGCACCATGCTGGCCGAGTTGCTGGGCCAGCAATACCGGGTTCTGCTGGCCAAAGATGGCCCTGGTGCACTGACTATTGCGAACCGTGAAGCCCACCGCCTGATGCTGATCCTGCTGGACGTCAGCATGCCGGGCATGGATGGCTACGAAGTGCTGGCTCAGTTGCGAGGCAATGAAGCCACGGCCAATATTCCCATCATCTTCATTACCGGCCAGAGCGATGCCGCTGCCGAGGAATACGGCCTGCGTCTGGGCGCAGCCGACTATGTCTCCAAGCCCATACGCCCTGCCGTGGTCAGCGTGCGCGTGCGCAACCAGATCGAAATGGCCTTGCAGCGCCGCACGCTGGAGCGTCTGGCCCATGTGGATGGGCTGACCAGTCTTTCCAACCGCCGCCACTTTGACGACATGCTGCAGCGCACCAGCCGCCGCTGCCTGCGCACCGGCGAGCCCCTCGGTCTGGCCCTGATCGATATTGACCATTTCAAGCAATACAACGATCACTACGGCCACATTCAAGGGGATGAAGCTCTCAAATCAGTAGCACACACCCTGATGCAGCATGCCAGACGGCCATTTGACATTGCCGCCCGCTTCGGTGGTGAAGAATTTGCCCTCATCCTGCCTGGCCATACCGAGCCACAAACCCTGGTGGAACAATTCCGCCAGGATGTGGCCGGAATGGGCATCAGCCATGCGGCATCGCAAACTGCATCGCATCTGACCGTCAGTTGCGGCGTGCTGACCATTGCGCACCCGGGTGACGAAACCATTGAAGAGTGGCTGCAAAAAGTGGACAGCCTGCTCTACGAAGCCAAAACCCACGGTCGCAACCGTGTGCAAGCCGCCACCTACCAGCTGGATTGA
- a CDS encoding cytochrome C assembly family protein, with translation MLSHPLTAASTTSWILAIAAAIAYALPALATQKMQEKSARLVLGLAWALHALSLGVGLLGEQPRFGFAPALSITAWLVLTVYVVEQQLFPQLRSRWPLATLGSVAVLLAVIFPGTPLHVNASAWLPLHLALGIASYGLFAAAVVHAALMSHAEKQMRLGADHDGGLPLLTLERLTFRFVGAGFLLLTATLAAGWLFGEQLYGRAWVWNHKSVFSLLSWITFAVLLFGRKRFGWRGQSAVRVLYIGAALLLLAYVGSRFVIEVLLGRMA, from the coding sequence ATGCTCTCCCACCCGCTTACCGCTGCCAGCACCACCAGCTGGATTTTGGCCATTGCGGCAGCCATTGCCTATGCTCTGCCCGCTCTTGCAACACAAAAAATGCAGGAAAAGAGCGCGCGCCTCGTTCTTGGCCTGGCCTGGGCCCTGCATGCACTGAGTCTGGGCGTGGGCCTGCTCGGTGAGCAGCCCCGTTTTGGCTTTGCACCGGCGCTGTCCATCACCGCCTGGCTGGTTCTGACGGTTTATGTGGTCGAGCAGCAGCTGTTTCCCCAGCTGCGCTCGCGCTGGCCTCTGGCCACGCTGGGCAGTGTGGCCGTTCTTCTGGCCGTCATCTTTCCCGGCACACCGCTGCATGTGAATGCATCGGCCTGGCTGCCGCTGCACCTGGCACTGGGCATTGCCTCCTACGGCCTGTTCGCTGCGGCCGTGGTTCACGCCGCGCTGATGAGCCATGCAGAAAAGCAGATGCGCCTGGGCGCCGACCATGACGGCGGCCTACCCCTGCTGACGCTGGAGCGCCTGACTTTCCGCTTTGTGGGCGCAGGCTTCTTACTGCTGACCGCCACCCTAGCCGCTGGCTGGCTGTTTGGCGAGCAACTCTATGGCCGCGCATGGGTCTGGAATCACAAATCCGTGTTCTCCTTGCTGTCCTGGATCACTTTTGCCGTGCTGCTGTTCGGGCGCAAACGCTTTGGCTGGCGCGGCCAGAGCGCTGTTCGCGTGCTCTATATCGGTGCCGCTTTGCTGCTGCTGGCCTATGTGGGCTCGCGCTTTGTCATTGAAGTCCTGCTGGGGCGCATGGCATGA